From Pseudonocardia autotrophica, one genomic window encodes:
- a CDS encoding cupin domain-containing protein yields the protein MIWDGTDVNPAAPTKVTVVNHNDNPQEWSEYHFTEPAEGPQVAGELFFIREGGSTGTHLSGMWRSGKGIAGSDTDPDGTLRTPYTGVLGHETILLLEGEVEVRETESGRVTNYRAGDLIGLNSGQHITWTSKGSFTKKLWVITTDRLPE from the coding sequence GTGATCTGGGACGGCACCGACGTGAACCCCGCCGCGCCGACGAAGGTCACGGTCGTCAACCACAACGACAACCCGCAGGAGTGGTCCGAGTACCACTTCACCGAGCCCGCCGAGGGGCCGCAGGTGGCGGGGGAGCTGTTCTTCATCCGGGAGGGCGGCTCCACCGGCACGCACCTGAGCGGGATGTGGCGCTCGGGCAAGGGGATCGCCGGCTCGGACACCGACCCGGACGGCACGCTGCGGACGCCGTACACGGGGGTGCTGGGTCACGAGACGATCCTGCTGCTGGAGGGGGAGGTCGAGGTCCGCGAGACCGAGTCCGGGCGGGTGACGAACTACCGTGCGGGCGACCTGATCGGTCTCAACTCGGGCCAGCACATCACCTGGACGTCGAAGGGGTCGTTCACCAAGAAGCTCTGGGTGATCACCACGGACCGGCTTCCGGAGTGA
- a CDS encoding helix-turn-helix domain-containing protein, translated as MQVQEFVQDNLTRPGLDAGCIARELYISTRTLHRLFARHDMTVAGWIKARRLDACRRALSAPGGGDLPIHQVAAQHGFTNASFFSREFTARFGLTPRECRLRARR; from the coding sequence GTGCAGGTGCAGGAGTTCGTGCAGGACAACCTGACCCGCCCCGGACTCGATGCCGGGTGCATCGCGCGGGAGCTCTACATCTCCACCCGCACGCTGCACCGCCTGTTCGCCCGCCACGACATGACCGTCGCCGGTTGGATCAAGGCCCGCCGTCTCGACGCGTGCCGGCGGGCGCTGTCCGCACCGGGCGGTGGCGACCTGCCGATCCACCAGGTCGCCGCGCAGCACGGCTTCACCAACGCCTCGTTCTTCAGCCGGGAGTTCACCGCGCGGTTCGGTCTGACGCCACGGGAGTGCCGGCTCCGCGCCCGCCGGTGA